A genomic segment from Triplophysa dalaica isolate WHDGS20190420 chromosome 22, ASM1584641v1, whole genome shotgun sequence encodes:
- the serpinh1a gene encoding serpin H1a: MLLSNVILLCLLGTVSADKTLSSHATSLADNSATLAFNLYHNMAKEKDMENILISPVVVATSLGLVALGGKSNTSSQVKTLLSATNVKDVQLHSALAELLSEVSNSTARNVTWKISNRLYGPSSVSFVDHFLISSKKHYKYDHSKINFRDKRSAVKAINDWASKSTDGKLPEVTKDVEKTDGAMIINAMFYKPHWDQQFHHKMVDNRGFLVHRSYTVSVHMMHRTGVYGYYEDTTNELTVLEMPLAHKMSSMVFIMPYQVESLERVEKLLTREQLDTWIGKLEQRGVAVSLPKVSMEVSHNLKKHLADLGLTDAVDKAKADLSNMSGKKDLYLSNVFHASAMEWDTEGNPPDSSVYGTDKLKDPKLFYVDHPFIFLVKDNKTNSILFIGRMMRPKGDKMRDEL, translated from the exons ATGTTGCTGTCAAATGTGATTCTTCTGTGCCTACTGGGCACCGTCAGCGCGGACAAGACCCTCAGCAGCCATGCCACCTCTTTGGCTGACAACAGCGCCACTTTGGCCTTCAACCTGTATCACAACATGGCTAAAGAGAAGGACATGGAGAACATCCTGATCTCCCCCGTGGTGGTCGCCACCTCATTGGGTCTGGTAGCTCTTGGAGGAAAATCGAACACCTCCTCCCAGGTAAAGACCCTTCTGAGCGCGACTAATGTGAAAGATGTGCAGCTGCACTCCGCGCTCGCCGAGCTTCTCTCCGAGGTCAGTAATTCAACGGCCCGCAACGTCACCTGGAAGATCAGCAATCGTCTGTACGGGCCCAGCTCCGTGAGCTTTGTGGATCACTTTCTGATCAGCAGCAAGAAGCATTACAAATACGACCACTCCAAAATAAACTTCAGAGACAAGCGTAGCGCGGTGAAGGCCATCAACGATTGGGCATCGAAGTCCACGGACGGCAAACTGCCTGAGGTGACAAAGGATGTGGAGAAAACAGATGGAGCCATGATCATCAATGCTATGTTCTACAAAC CACACTGGGATCAGCAGTTCCATCACAAAATGGTGGATAATCGCGGTTTTCTGGTGCATCGTTCTTACACTGTCTCTGTACACATGATGCACCGCACAG GCGTTTATGGGTATTATGAAGACACAACCAACGAACTTACAGTTTTGGAAATGCCGTTGGCCCATAAGATGTCGTCTATGGTGTTCATCATGCCGTACCAAGTAGAGTCTTTGGAGAGGGTGGAGAAACTGCTAACACGCGAACAGCTGGACACTTGGATTGGCAAACTGGAACAAAGAGGCGTCGCCGTGTCCCTTCCCAAGGTCAGCATGGAGGTCAGCCACAACCTGAAG AAACATCTCGCAGATCTGGGTCTGACTGATGCTGTAGATAAGGCCAAAGCTGATTTGTCTAACATGTCAGGGAAGAAAGACCTGTACCTGTCCAACGTGTTCCACGCCTCTGCCATGGAGTGGGACACGGAAGGAAACCCACCCGACAGCAGCGTCTATGGCACAGACAAGCTCAAGGACCCCAAGCTATTCTACGTTGACCATCCCTTCATTTTCCTAGTGAAGGACAACAAGACAAACTCCATTCTGTTCATTGGCAGAATGATGCGGCCGAAGGGTGATAAAATGAGAGATGAATTATAA